From Psychroflexus torquis ATCC 700755, the proteins below share one genomic window:
- a CDS encoding cell division protein ZapA yields MGDKLKIKLSIADRVYPLNIRPEQEEGLRKAAKRINEVIKKFEQDYAVRDKQDVLAMSALQFAAEIEQNQLSSTSELQEAETKLVELSEMIKEQLN; encoded by the coding sequence ATGGGAGATAAACTAAAAATAAAATTATCGATTGCTGATAGAGTTTATCCGCTCAATATAAGACCTGAACAGGAAGAAGGCTTAAGAAAAGCAGCCAAACGAATAAATGAAGTTATTAAGAAATTTGAACAAGATTATGCAGTAAGAGACAAACAAGATGTCTTGGCGATGAGCGCTTTACAATTTGCTGCTGAAATTGAACAAAATCAATTGTCCTCTACTTCAGAATTACAAGAAGCCGAAACAAAGCTTGTAGAACTGAGTGAGATGATAAAAGAGCAGTTAAACTAA